The genomic region CAGCGTGGCTGCGACTCCCGCATCGACGTGGCCGGCGCAGGTCGGACGCAGGTCGACGCCGGCCATCGGGCCGTCCGTCGCCAGCCGGTCAGACCCGAACGGTGACGGCGCCGGACGCCGTCACCGGGTGCGGCCCCGGACCTCGGCCGCCGATCCGTTAGTGTCCCGGCATGGCAGGCACCAGGCGTCGGATTCGACTCGCCCTCCTGTTCGGCGGCCGTAGCACGGAGCACGCGATCTCCTGCGTGTCTGCCGGCGGCGTGCTGCGCGCGCTCGACCCCGACGTCTACGACGTCGCCCTGGTCGGCATCGACCCGTCGGGGCGGTGGGTCTTCATGCCCGACGCGAAGGCCCTCACGCCGGCAGACGGGGCGCTTCCGCAGGTCACGGCGTCTCGAGGGACGAGTGTCGTGCTTGCTCCGGACCCGACCGCGGCACGTTGGTACCCGCGCGATGGCGGGGAGTCCATCCAAGGCCCACTCGGGGACGTCGACGTGGTCTTCCCGCTTCTGCACGGCCCCTTCGGCGAGGACGGGACCATCCAGGGTCTCCTCGAGATGGCCGGGGTACCTTACGTCGGCTCAGGTGTCTTCGCGAGCGCGGCTGCCATGGACAAGCAGCACATGAAGTCCATGCTTCAGGCCGCGGGCCTGCCCGTCGGCCCGTACGCCGTGGTGCGGGCCGGCCAGACCCTGTCCGAGGCCGACCAGGACCGCCTGGGCCTGCCGGTCTTCGTCAAGCCGGCCCGCGGTGGCTCCAGCATCGGCATCAGCCGCGTGGATGCCTGGGCCGATCTGGACACGGCGGTCAAGACGGCCCGGGCGAACGACCCCAAGGTCCTCGTCGAGGCGGCGATCACGGGACGTGAG from Frankia alni ACN14a harbors:
- a CDS encoding D-alanine--D-alanine ligase family protein; its protein translation is MAGTRRRIRLALLFGGRSTEHAISCVSAGGVLRALDPDVYDVALVGIDPSGRWVFMPDAKALTPADGALPQVTASRGTSVVLAPDPTAARWYPRDGGESIQGPLGDVDVVFPLLHGPFGEDGTIQGLLEMAGVPYVGSGVFASAAAMDKQHMKSMLQAAGLPVGPYAVVRAGQTLSEADQDRLGLPVFVKPARGGSSIGISRVDAWADLDTAVKTARANDPKVLVEAAITGREIECGVLGRLDGPGAQASVPAEITVTSATGFYDFEAKYVSDQTRFDIPARLSPSALARVRQVAVAAFEALDCAGLARVDVFVTPDDHVVVNEVNTMPGFTPTSMFPRMWAASGITYPDLVDRLVRLALRDGAGLR